The proteins below are encoded in one region of Festucalex cinctus isolate MCC-2025b chromosome 2, RoL_Fcin_1.0, whole genome shotgun sequence:
- the birc5b gene encoding baculoviral IAP repeat-containing protein 5b — MSSLEVIKNRFESFDNMYSRDLRLQTFTNWPFREDCNCTPDKMADAGFVHCPADNEPDVVCCFLCLLELEGWEPDDEPWDEHMKRSPTCAFLLLNKDVNDLTVAELFHLVKERTKAFIRKVGGMKMAQLRDAYEKAQKSIQSKLHPG, encoded by the exons ATGTCCAGCTTAGAGGTTATCAAGAATAGGTTTGAGTCATTTGACAATATGTACAGTCGTGATTTACGTTTGCAAACATTTACCAACTGGCCATTTCGAGAAGATTGTAACTGCACACCTGATAAG ATGGCCGATGCTGGGTTTGTGCACTGTCCTGCTGACAACGAGCCTGATGTTGTTTGCTGTTTCTTGTGTCTCCTTGAGTTGGAGGGCTGGGAGCCTGATGATGAACCCTG GGACGAGCACATGAAACGCTCCCCTACTTGTGCGTTCCTCCTCCTGAATAAAGACGTCAATGACCTGACAGTGGCTGAGTTGTTCCACTTGGTGAAAGAGAGGACCAAGGCCTTTATC AGGAAAGTTGGCGGTATGAAGATGGCACAATTGAGGGATGCGTACGAAAAGGCCCAAAAGAGCATTCAATCAAAATTGCATCCAGGATGA
- the neurod4 gene encoding neurogenic differentiation factor 4 encodes MMTKPFRKSGDVSDLVGSLAWLDEDGSSQDSEESPEMRGHHVLIEGGRHSGSELGSEDMEEEEEDDEEVVTGPNGETAPKRRGPKKKKMTKARQERFRARRMKANARERSRMHGLNDALDNLRRVMPCYSKTQKLSKIETLRLARNYIWALSEVLENGQSPESHGFMEMLCKGLSQPTSNLVAGCLQLGPTPLLINKLEEKCGASAGGQAGHPLSYPSPGLPSPPYGSLEASHLLHMKGFKGQAFDNSPNERSGGTPPYDGPLTPPLSINFALKQELSPQESDRSYTSHHYLASHHYSTSATSGLPGGHQGHPLFQASRYELPLDVAFDSFTSSHLLASQMGTM; translated from the coding sequence ATGATGACCAAGCCATTTAGAAAGAGCGGCGACGTGAGTGATCTAGTGGGCTCCCTCGCCTGGCTGGATGAAGACGGCAGCTCTCAGGACAGCGAGGAAAGCCCCGAGATGAGGGGTCACCACGTCCTGATCGAAGGAGGCAGGCACTCCGGCTCTGAGCTGGGCAGTGAGGAcatggaagaggaagaggaggatgatgaGGAGGTGGTGACCGGACCGAATGGAGAAACGGCTCCCAAAAGGAGGGgccccaagaagaagaagatgaccaAAGCTCGCCAGGAGAGGTTCCGCGCCCGCCGCATGAAGGCCAACGCCAGGGAGCGCTCACGCATGCACGGACTGAACGACGCGCTGGACAATTTGCGCAGAGTGATGCCCTGCTACTCCAAAACACAGAAGCTCTCAAAGATCGAAACGTTACGGCTGGCCCGAAACTACATCTGGGCGCTGTCTGAGGTGTTGGAGAACGGGCAGTCGCCGGAGAGCCACGGCTTCATGGAGATGCTGTGCAAAGGCCTGTCGCAGCCCACCAGCAACCTCGTGGCCGGCTGCCTGCAGCTGGGACCCACGCCGCTGCTCATCAACAAGCTGGAGGAGAAATGCGGCGCCAGTGCGGGAGGTCAGGCCGGCCATCCCCTCAGCTACCCATCCCCGGGGCTCCCCAGCCCCCCTTATGGCTCCCTGGAGGCGTCCCACCTCCTCCACATGAAGGGATTCAAGGGGCAGGCGTTCGACAACTCCCCTAACGAGCGCAGCGGCGGCACGCCGCCGTACGACGGGCCCCTCACGCCCCCCCTCAGCATCAACTTTGCCCTCAAGCAGGAGCTTTCGCCCCAAGAATCCGACAGGAGCTACACGAGCCACCATTACCTGGCATCCCACCATTACTCCACGTCCGCAACTTCTGGCCTACCTGGGGGCCATCAGGGTCACCCGCTCTTTCAGGCATCCCGTTATGAGCTGCCCCTCGATGTGGCCTTTGACTCCTTCACTTCCTCTCATCTGCTGGCCTCTCAGATGGGGACCATGTAA